From a region of the Saccharomyces cerevisiae S288C chromosome IX, complete sequence genome:
- the KTR7 gene encoding putative mannosyltransferase (Putative mannosyltransferase involved in protein glycosylation; member of the KRE2/MNT1 mannosyltransferase family; KTR7 has a paralog, KTR5, that arose from the whole genome duplication), producing the protein MAIRLNPKVRRFLLDKCRQKRYGFLFLGCIFAILYCMGTWPFFAKDIVHDPNNLPYSLQDYSTDKDEPFFRGCTDTKLYLQNPAYSKMNASFVMLTRNEEIEDVLKTMRSIEGHFNKWFKYPYVFLNDDPFTDHFKDQIQAATNATVEFGTVDEIMWEFPAKVRNSLQFKASLEDQNDRGIMYGNMESYHKMCRFYSGIFYKHPLVSKYEWYWRIEPDVDFFCDISYDPFFEMAKHNKKYGFTVLITELYWTVPNLFRTTKSFIKKTAGLKENLGTLWKLFTFNYNILDTDDEEISRWVNFPWDAKPKLTEKLMVDFLLENHGQVNNEEDLEGIQYLVERARSKVPMLEDSLEGEDYNLCHFWSNFEIARVDLFDNEIYNAYFKFLEESGGFWTERWGDAPIHSIGLGMTLDLEDVHYFRDIGYRHSSLQHCPKNALQSQENLNTFDEGYNFGCGCRCVCPKKGEDIEDHSTPCMDIFFELLHGREYEKEFPGCYKPSIKDKDVIEEIRRENFRVIE; encoded by the coding sequence ATGGCTATAAGATTGAATCCAAAAGTCAGAAGGTTCTTGCTGGATAAGTGTCGACAAAAACGATATGGTTTCCTCTTTTTAGGATGTATCTTCGCCATACTTTACTGTATGGGGACCTGGCCATTTTTCGCAAAAGATATTGTACATGATCCAAATAATTTGCCTTATTCCTTACAGGATTATTCGACTGACAAAGACGAGCCATTTTTCCGGGGCTGCACTGATACAAAGCTGTACTTGCAAAATCCTGCTTACTCCAAAATGAACGCATCTTTCGTTATGCTAACGAGAAACGAAGAAATAGAAGACGTACTGAAAACTATGAGAAGTATAGAGGGCCATTTCAATAAGTGGTTCAAATATCCGTACgttttcttgaatgatGACCCCTTTACAGATCATTTTAAGGACCAAATTCAAGCTGCAACTAATGCCACTGTAGAGTTTGGCACtgttgatgaaattatgTGGGAGTTTCCTGCTAAGGTTCGTAATTCATTGCAGTTTAAGGCTTCATTAGAAGACCAAAACGATCGCGGTATAATGTATGGTAATATGGAATCATATCACAAGATGTGTCGATTTTACTCCGGGATCTTTTATAAACATCCATTAGTTTCCAAGTATGAATGGTATTGGAGAATAGAACCTGATGTGGACTTTTTTTGTGACATCTCGTATGATCCCTTTTTCGAGATGGCCAAACATAACAAGAAATATGGGTTTACCGTACTTATAACTGAACTGTACTGGACTGTCCCCAACTTGTTCAGAACAACCAAAAgctttataaaaaaaacgGCAGGTTTAAAGGAAAATCTCGGCACGTTGTGGAAATTATTTACATTTAATTATAATATTCTAGATacagatgatgaagaaatttctaGGTGGGTCAATTTTCCCTGGGATGCAAAGCCAAAGTTGACAGAAAAGTTGATGGTAGACTTTTTGCTAGAGAATCATGGTCAAGTCAATAATGAGGAAGATTTGGAAGGTATACAATATCTCGTTGAAAGGGCCCGCTCTAAGGTGCCAATGCTAGAGGATTCCCTTGAAGGGGAAGATTACAATTTGTGTCATTTTTGGAgtaactttgaaattgccCGCGTTGATTTATTCGACAATGAGATCTATAACGCctattttaaatttttggaagagTCTGGAGGTTTCTGGACTGAAAGGTGGGGTGACGCgccaattcattcaatTGGGTTGGGAATGACCTTGGATCTAGAAGACGTTCATTATTTCAGAGACATTGGTTATAGACACTCATCGCTGCAGCATTGTCCGAAGAATGCCTTACAAAGCCAAGAAAATCTCAACACTTTCGATGAAGGTTATAACTTCGGATGTGGATGTCGATGCGTGTGCCCCAAGAAAGGTGAAGACATCGAAGACCACTCCACCCCTTGCAtggatattttttttgaattgcTTCACGGCAGGGAATATGAGAAGGAATTCCCTGGTTGTTACAAGCCCTCCATAAAGGACAAAGACGTGATTGAAGAGATcagaagagaaaattttagaGTAATTGAATAG
- the SDS3 gene encoding Sds3p (Component of the Rpd3L histone deacetylase complex; required for its structural integrity and catalytic activity, involved in transcriptional silencing and required for sporulation; relocalizes to the cytosol in response to hypoxia; cells defective in SDS3 display pleiotropic phenotypes) yields MAIQKVSNKDLSRKDKRRFNIESKVNKIYQNFYSERDNQYKDRLTALQTDLTSLHQGDNGQYARQVRDLEEERDLELVRLRLFEEYRVSRSGIEFQEDIEKAKAEHEKLIKLCKERLYSSIEQKIKKLQEERLLMDVANVHSYAMNYSRPQYQKNTRSHTVSGWDSSSNEYGRDTANESATDTGAGNDRRTLRRRNASKDTRGNNNNQDESDFQTGNGSGSNGHGSRQGSQFPHFNNLTYKSGMNSDSDFLQGINEGTDLYAFLFGEKNPKDNANGNEKKKNRGAQRYSTKTAPPLQSLKPDEVTEDISLIRELTGQPPAPFRLRSD; encoded by the coding sequence ATGGCTATTCAAAAGGTTAGTAACAAGGACTTGTCCCGCAAGgacaaaagaagatttaATATCGAATCTAAAGTTAATAagatttatcaaaatttttactcAGAAAGAGATAATCAATATAAAGATAGACTGACAGCATTGCAAACGGATTTAACTTCTCTGCATCAAGGTGATAATGGCCAATATGCCCGCCAAGTACGAGATTTGGAGGAAGAAAGAGATCTAGAGTTAGTCAGGTTGCGCCTGTTTGAAGAGTACCGTGTTTCTCGTTCCGGTATCGAATTTcaagaagatattgaaaaggcTAAGGCTGAACACGAGAAACTCATTAAATTATGCAAAGAAAGACTGTATTCGTCTATAGagcaaaaaataaagaaattacaGGAGGAGAGGTTACTAATGGATGTGGCCAATGTGCACTCCTATGCCATGAATTATAGCAGACCGCAATACCAGAAGAACACGAGAAGTCACACAGTAAGTGGTTGGGATTCTTCGTCCAACGAATATGGAAGAGATACAGCAAACGAAAGTGCTACTGACACGGGAGCTGGAAACGATAGAAGAACGCTAAGGAGAAGGAATGCTTCTAAAGACACGAGAGgtaacaacaacaatcaAGATGAATCTGATTTTCAAACTGGTAATGGTTCTGGAAGTAATGGCCATGGTTCTAGACAAGGGTCGCAATTCCCCCATTTCAACAACCTAACCTACAAGTCAGGCATGAACTCTGACTCAGATTTTCTACAAGGTATAAATGAAGGTACTGATCTATATGCATTTTTGTTTGGCGAAAAGAACCCCAAAGACAATGCTAATGggaatgaaaagaaaaaaaaccgTGGTGCTCAACGATATTCCACCAAAACAGCTCCACCTTTACAGTCTTTGAAACCAGATGAGGTCACAGAGGATATTTCCTTGATCAGAGAATTAACAGGTCAGCCTCCGGCTCCTTTCAGACTAAGGTCTGACTAA
- the CAB2 gene encoding phosphopantothenate--cysteine ligase CAB2 (Phosphopantothenoylcysteine synthetase (PPCS); catalyzes the second step of coenzyme A biosynthesis from pantothenate; subunit of the CoA-Synthesizing Protein Complex (CoA-SPC) that contains: Cab2p, Cab3p, Cab4p, Cab5p, Sis2p and Vhs3p subunits; null mutant lethality is complemented by human homolog PPCS and by E. coli coaBC, a bifunctional enzyme with PPCS activity), producing MPPLPVLNRPQIHTSVTEISHAIDRTIKEELFPVAYTTEEEQYFKTNPKPAYIDELIKDAKEFIDLQYSLKRNKIVLITSGGTTVPLENNTVRFIDNFSAGTRGASSAEQFLANGYSVIFLHREFSLTPYNRSFSHSINTLFLDYIDSEGKIKPEFAENVLKNKKLYDKYMEKEEKLLLLPFTTVNQYLWSLKSIAKLLNNSGCLFYLAAAVSDFFVPYSRLPQHKIQSGDNGKMGANNDTEGTTRTTPDGKLIVNLDPVPKFLRRLVESWATQAMIVSFKLETDESMLLYKCTQALDRYNHQLVIGNLLQTRNKQVIFVSPENRKGDWVRLDEKHHSIEEMIIPEVIARHDKWVAHSKTKLATK from the coding sequence ATGCCACCTCTACCCGTGCTCAACAGACCTCAAATTCATACGTCTGTTACTGAAATAAGTCATGCAATTGATCGTACAATCAAGGAAGAGCTCTTTCCCGTTGCCTACACTACTGAAGAAGAGcaatatttcaaaactaACCCTAAACCTGCCTATATCGATGAATTGATTAAGGACGCTAAAGAGTTTATTGATTTGCAGTATTCCCTGAAAAGGAACAAAATAGTTCTTATCACCTCTGGTGGTACTACTGTTCCATTGGAAAACAATACAGTACGTTTTATCGATAATTTTTCTGCAGGTACTCGTGGTGCATCGAGTGCTGAACAGTTCTTAGCGAACGGATATAGTGTTATTTTCTTACATAGGGAATTCTCATTAACTCCGTATAATAGGTCCTTCTCCCATAGCATTAATACTTTATTCTTGGACTACATTGATTCTGAAGGTAAAATCAAACCTGAATTTGCTGAGaatgttttgaagaacaaaaagcTTTATGACAAGTATATGGAGAAAGAGGAGAAACTACTTTTACTACCATTCACCACGGTCAACCAATACTTATGGTCACTGAAAAGTATAGCCAAGCTATTGAATAATAGTGGTTGCTTGTTTTATTTAGCTGCTGCTGTcagtgatttttttgttccatATTCAAGACTACCTCAGCACAAGATTCAATCAGGAGACAACGGTAAGATGGGAGCAAATAATGACACTGAAGGTACAACTAGGACTACGCCTGATGGTAAACTGATTGTGAATCTTGACCCTGTCCCTAAGTTTTTGAGAAGATTAGTGGAATCATGGGCCACTCAAGCGATGATCGTTTCGTTCAAATTAGAAACTGATGAATCCATGCTGCTTTACAAATGTACACAAGCCCTGGATAGATACAACCATCAACTGGTTATCGGAAACCTTTTACAGACAAGAAACAAACAGGTCATTTTCGTATCCCCTGAAAACAGAAAGGGAGATTGGGTACGTTTGGATGAAAAACACCATAGCATTGAAGAGATGATAATCCCAGAAGTCATCGCACGCCATGACAAATGGGTGGCGCATTCGAAAACTAAGCTAGCTACGAAATAA
- a CDS encoding gag-pol fusion protein (Retrotransposon TYA Gag and TYB Pol genes; transcribed/translated as one unit; polyprotein is processed to make a nucleocapsid-like protein (Gag), reverse transcriptase (RT), protease (PR), and integrase (IN); similar to retroviral genes), with amino-acid sequence MSFMDQIPGGGNYPKLPVECLPNFPIQPSLTFRGRNDSHKLKNFISEIMLNMSMISWPNDASRIVYCRRHLLNPAAQWANDFVQEQGILEITFDTFIQGLYQHFYKPPDINKIFNAITQLSEAKLGIERLNQRFRKIWDRMPPDFMTEKAAIMTYTRLLTKETYNIVRMHKPETLKDAMEEAYQTTALTERFFPGFELDADGDTIIGATTHLQEEYDSDYDSEDNLTQNRYVHTVRTRRSYNKPMSNHRNRRNNNASREECIKNRLCFYCKKEGHRLNECRARKRVLTDLELESKDQQTLFIKTLPIVHYIAIPEMDNTAEKTIKIQNTKVKTLFDSGSPTSFIRRDIVELLKYEIYETPPLRFRGFVATKSAVTSEAVTIDLKINDLQITLAAYILDNMDYQLLIGNPILRRYPKILHTVLNTRESPDSLKPKTYRSETVNNVRTYSAGNRGNPRNIKLSFAPTILEATDPKSAGNRGNPRNTKLSLAPTILEATDPKSAGNRGDSRTKTLSLATTTPAAIDPLTTLDNPGSTQSTFAQFPIPEEASILEEDGKYSNVVSTIQSVEPNATDHSNKDTFCTLPVWLQQKYREIIRNDLPPRPADINNIPVKHDIEIKPGARLPRLQPYHVTEKNEQEINKIVQKLLDNKFIVPSKSPCSSPVVLVPKKDGTFRLCVDYRTLNKATISDPFPLPRIDNLLSRIGNAQIFTTLDLHSGYHQIPMEPKDRYKTAFVTPSGKYEYTVMPFGLVNAPSTFARYMADTFRDLRFVNVYLDDILIFSESPEEHWKHLDTVLERLKNENLIVKKKKCKFASEETEFLGYSIGIQKIAPLQHKCAAIRDFPTPKTVKQAQRFLGMINYYRRFIPNCSKIAQPIQLFICDKSQWTEKQDKAIEKLKAALCNSPVLVPFNNKANYRLTTDASKDGIGAVLEEVDNKNKLVGVVGYFSKSLESAQKNYPAGELELLGIIKALHHFRYMLHGKHFTLRTDHISLLSLQNKNEPARRVQRWLDDLATYDFTLEYLAGPKNVVADAISRAIYTITPETSRPIDTESWKSYYKSDPLCSAVLIHMKELTQHNVTPEDMSAFRSYQKKLELSETFRKNYSLEDEMIYYQDRLVVPIKQQNAVMRLYHDHTLFGGHFGVTVTLAKISPIYYWPKLQHSIIQYIRTCVQCQLIKSHRPRLHGLLQPLPIAEGRWLDISMDFVTGLPPTSNNLNMILVVVDRFSKRAHFIATRKTLDATQLIDLLFRYIFSYHGFPRTITSDRDVRMTADKYQELTKRLGIKSTMSSANHPQTDGQSERTIQTLNRLLRAYVSTNIQNWHVYLPQIEFVYNSTPTRTLGKSPFEIDLGYLPNTPAIKSDDEVNARSFTAVELAKHLKALTIQTKEQLEHAQIEMETNNNQRRKPLLLNIGDHVLVHRDAYFKKGAYMKVQQIYVGPFRVVKKINDNAYELDLNSHKKKHRVINVQFLKSLYTVQTRTQRINQSAPLRELREHTKLLHS; translated from the exons ATGAGCTTTATGGATCAAATCCCAGGAGGAGGAAATTATCCAAAACTCCCAGTAGAATGCCTTCCTAACTTCCCGATCCAACCATCTTTGACCTTCAGAGGTAGAAATGACTCGCATAAACTGAAAAACTTTATCTCCGAAATAATGCTAAACATGTCTATGATATCTTGGCCGAATGATGCCAGTCGTATTGTGTACTGCAGAAGACATTTATTAAACCCCGCTGCTCAGTGGGCTAATGATTTTGTACAAGAACAAGGTATACTTGAAATAACATTCGACACATTCATACAAGGATTATATCAACATTTCTATAAGCCACCAGATATCAATAAAATCTTTAATGCAATCACGCAACTTTCCGAAGCTAAACTTGGTATTGAGCGTCTCAACCAACGATTCAGAAAGATTTGGGACAGAATGCCACCAGACTTCATGACCGAAAAAGCTGCCATAATGACATATACTAGGCTATTGACAAAGGAAACCTATAATATTGTCAGAATGCACAAACCAGAGACATTAAAAGACGCCATGGAAGAGGCTTACCAGACAACCGCACTAACTGAAAGATTCTTCCCAGGATTCGAACTTGATGCTGATGGAGACACTATCATCGGTGCCACAACCCACTTACAAGAAGAATACGACTCTGACTATGATTCAGAAGATAATCTGACCCAGAATAGATACGTCCACACCGTAAGGACAAGAAGATCTTACAATAAACCAATGTCAAATCATCGAAACAGGAGAAATAACAACGCATCCAGAGAAGAATGTATAAAAAATCGGCTATGCTTCTATTGTAAGAAAGAGGGACATCGCCTGAACGAATGTAGAGCACGTAA GCGAGTTCTAACCGATCTTGAACTCGAATCAAAAGACCAACAAACTCTTTTTATCAAAACCTTACCAATTGTACACTATATCGCCATCCCCGAGATGGACAATACCGCCGAAAAAACcataaaaatacaaaacaCGAAAGTAAAAACCCTGTTTGACAGTGGATCACCCACGTCATTTATCCGAAGAGATATTGTAGAACTTCTCAAATACGAAATCTACGAGACCCCTCCACTCCGTTTTAGAGGATTCGTAGCCACCAAATCCGCCGTTACATCCGAAGCAGTCACCATTGACCTCAAAATCAATGACCTGCAGATAACTTTAGCCGCGTACATACTGGATAACATGGACTACCAATTGTTAATTGGAAATCCAATCTTACGCCGCTACCCGAAAATCCTGCACACAGTACTGAATACCAGAGAGAGCCCCGACTCCTTAAAGCCCAAGACTTATCGCTCCGAAACCGTTAATAACGTTAGAACCTACTCCGCTGGTAATCGTGGTAACCCCAGAAACATAAAACTGTCTTTTGCCCCCACCATTCTCGAAGCAACTGACCCGAAATCCGCTGGTAATCGTGGTAACCCCAGAAACACAAAACTGTCTCTTGCCCCCACCATTCTCGAAGCAACTGACCCGAAATCCGCTGGTAATCGTGGTGACTCCAGAACCAAAACCCTGTCTCTTGCAACCACTACTCCTGCAGCAATTGACCCGCTTACGACCCTTGATAACCCAGGTAGTACTCAAAGTACATTTGCGCAATTCCCGATACCTGAAGAAGCGAGCATCCTAGAAGAGGATGGAAAATACTCCAACGTTGTCTCAACCATTCAGAGTGTAGAACCTAATGCTACTGATCACAGCAATAAGGACACCTTTTGCACTTTGCCAGTTTGGTTACAACAGAAGTATAGAGAGATCATACGTAATGATCTCCCACCAAGACCTGCCGACATTAACAACATCCCCGTAAAACatgatattgaaattaaaCCTGGCGCAAGACTACCTCGACTACAGCCATACCATGTTacagaaaagaatgaacaagaaatcaacaaaataGTTCAAAAACTGCTCGATAACAAGTTCATTGTTCCCTCAAAGTCGCCCTGCAGCTCCCCTGTAGTCCTCGTCCCGAAGAAAGACGGTACCTTCCGACTCTGCGTCGATTACCGCACCCTGAACAAAGCTACCATCTCCGACCCATTCCCATTACCCAGAATCGACAACCTATTGAGCCGTATTGGAAATGCCCAGATATTTACCACGCTAGATTTGCATAGTGGTTACCACCAGATCCCGATGGAACCCAAAGACCGCTACAAAACCGCCTTTGTCACCCCATCCGGTAAGTATGAATATACCGTCATGCCATTTGGCTTAGTCAATGCACCTAGTACATTCGCAAGATACATGGCTGATACATTTAGAGACCTGAGATTCGTCAATGTTTACCTTGATGATATATTAATCTTCTCCGAATCTCCAGAAGAACATTGGAAACATTTAGACACGGTACTAGAAAGATTAAAGAACGAGAACCTCATTgttaagaagaaaaaatgtaaaTTTGCATCTGAAGAAACTGAGTTTTTAGGCTATAGTATTGGAATCCAGAAAATAGCTCCACTACAGCACAAATGTGCAGCAATCCGAGACTTTCCGACGCCTAAAACAGTAAAACAAGCACAGAGATTTTTAGGAATGATTAATTACTACAGACGATTCATTCCGAATTGCTCCAAGATTGCACAGCCAATCCAACTGTTTATTTGTGACAAAAGTCAATGGACAGAAAAACAAGACAAGGCAATTGAGAAACTAAAAGCCGCCTTGTGTAACTCCCCCGTCCTAGTACCATTCAACAACAAAGCAAACTACCGACTTACAACAGACGCCTCAAAAGACGGCATTGGTGCTGTTCTAGAAGAAGTCgacaacaagaacaaacTTGTTGGTGTCGTCGGTTACTTCTCTAAATCCTTAGAGAGTGCCCAGAAAAACTATCCTGCTGGCGAATTAGAACTACTTGGAATTATCAAAGCACTCCACCACTTCCGATATATGCTTCACGGAAAGCATTTCACGTTAAGAACAGACCACATTAGTTTGTTATCATTACAAAACAAGAACGAACCCGCACGACGCGTGCAACGCTGGTTAGATGACCTAGCCACATATGACTTCACCTTAGAATACTTAGCTGGACCCAAGAACGTTGTCGCAGATGCCATATCCCGTGCCATATATACTATAACCCCCGAAACATCCCGACCTATCGACACAGAAAGCTGGAAATCTTACTACAAATCAGACCCATTATGTAGTGCTGTCTTAATTCATATGAAAGAATTGACACAACACAACGTCACACCTGAAGATATGTCAGCCTTCCGTAGTTACCAGAAGAAACTCGAACTATCAGAGACCTTCCGAAAGAATTATTCCCTAGAAGACGAAATGATCTATTACCAAGACCGACTAGTAGTACCAATAAAACAACAGAACGCAGTTATGAGACTGTATCATGACCATACCTTATTTGGAGGACATTTCGGTGTAACAGTGACCCTTGCGAAAATCAGCCCAATTTACTATTGGCCGAAACTACAACATTCGATCATACAGTACATCAGGACCTGCGTACAATGTCAACTAATAAAATCACACCGTCCACGCTTACATGGACTATTGCAACCACTCCCCATAGCAGAAGGAAGATGGCTTGATATATCAATGGATTTTGTGACAGGATTACCCCCAACATCAAATAACTTGAATATGATCCTCGTCGTAGTTGATCGTTTCTCGAAACGCGCTCACTTCATAGCTACAAGGAAAACTTTAGACGCAACACAACTAATAGATTTACTCTTTCGatacattttttcatatcaTGGTTTTCCCAGGACAATAACCAGTGATAGAGATGTCCGTATGACCGCCGACAAATACCAAGAACTCACGAAAAGACTAGGAATAAAATCGACAATGTCTTCCGCGAACCACCCCCAAACAGATGGACAATCCGAACGAACGATACAGACATTAAACAGGTTACTAAGAGCCTATGTTTCAACCAATATTCAGAATTGGCATGTATATTTACCACAAATCGAATTTGTTTACAACTCTACACCTACTAGAACACTTGGAAAATCAccatttgaaattgatttAGGATATTTACCGAATACCCCTGCTATTAAGTCAGATGACGAAGTCAACGCAAGAAGTTTTACTGCCGTAGAACTTGCCAAACACCTCAAAGCCCTTACCATCCAAACGAAGGAACAGCTAGAACACGCTCAAATCGAAATGGAAACTAATAACAATCAAAGACGTAAACCCTTATTGTTAAACATAGGAGATCACGTATTAGTGCATAGAGATGCATACTTCAAGAAAGGTGCTTATATGAAAGTACAACAAATATACGTCGGACCATTTCGAGTTGTTAAGAAAATAAACGATAACGCCTACGAACTAGATTTAAACTCtcacaagaaaaagcaCAGAGTTATTAATGTACAATTCCTGAAAAGTTTGTATACCGTCCAGACGCGTACCCAAAGAATAAACCAATCAGCTCCACTGAGAGAATTAAGAGAGCACACGAAGTTACTGCACTCATAG
- the AIR1 gene encoding TRAMP complex RNA-binding subunit (Zinc knuckle protein; involved in nuclear RNA processing and degradation as a component of the TRAMP complex; stimulates the poly(A) polymerase activity of Pap2p in vitro; AIR1 has a paralog, AIR2, that arose from the whole genome duplication; although Air1p and Air2p are homologous TRAMP subunits, they have nonredundant roles in regulation of substrate specificity of the exosome): MSTLLSEVESIDTLPYVKDTTPTGSDSSSFNKLLAPSIEDVDANPEELRTLRGQGRYFGITDYDSNGAIMEAEPKCNNCSQRGHLKRNCPHVICTYCGFMDDHYSQHCPKAIICTNCNANGHYKSQCPHKWKKVFCTLCNSKRHSRERCPSIWRSYLLKTKDANQGDFDFQTVFCYNCGNAGHFGDDCAERRSSRVPNTDGSAFCGDNLATKFKQHYFNQLKDYKREASQRQHFDNEHEFNLLDYEYNDDAYDLPGSRTYRDKMKWKGKVQSTRNKNSSNNRYESSNNRKKKSPFSAQNYKVTKNKRVQTHPLDFPRSSQNNRTNDYSSQFSYNRDDFPKGPKNKRGRSSSNKSQRNGRY; this comes from the coding sequence ATGTCGACATTGTTATCTGAGGTAGAAAGTATCGATACTTTGCCGTATGTGAAGGATACAACACCGACAGGAAGTGACTCGTCATCatttaataaattattGGCTCCTTCCATAGAGGATGTAGATGCTAACCCAGAGGAACTGAGGACTTTACGTGGCCAAGGACGGTATTTTGGAATAACAGATTATGACTCAAACGGTGCGATAATGGAGGCAGAGCCAAAGTGTAATAATTGTTCGCAAAGAGGtcatttgaaaaggaaTTGTCCCCATGTGATATGTACTTACTGCGGGTTTATGGATGATCATTACTCACAACACTGCCCTAAGGCTATTATTTGCACTAATTGTAATGCAAACGGCCATTATAAATCACAGTGTCCTCATAAATGGAAGAAGGTGTTCTGCACGCTTTGCAATAGCAAAAGACACTCAAGAGAAAGATGTCCTAGTATTTGGAGATCttatttattaaaaacaaaagatgCTAACCAAGGTGACTTCGATTTTCAAACAGTTTTCTGTTATAACTGTGGGAATGCCGGTCATTTTGGCGATGACTGTGCTGAAAGAAGGTCATCGAGAGTGCCGAACACTGATGGAAGTGCATTTTGCGGTGATAACTTAGCCACAAAATTTAAACAACACTATTTTAACCAATTGAAAGACTATAAACGTGAAGCTTCACAAAGGCAACACTTTGATAACGAACATGAATTCAACCTGCTTGACTATGAATATAACGACGATGCATACGACCTCCCTGGCTCAAGGACTTATAGAGataaaatgaaatggaAGGGCAAAGTGCAGTCAACAAGGAACAAAAATAGTAGCAATAATAGATATGAAAGCAGTAATAAcaggaagaagaagtcaCCATTTAGCGCACAGAACTACAAAGTGacgaaaaataaaagagttCAGACACACCCCTTAGATTTCCCCAGAAGTAGCCAAAACAACAGAACGAACGATTATTCGAGCCAGTTCAGCTATAATAGGGACGACTTCCCCAAGGGTCCTAAGAATAAGAGGGGCCgatcatcttctaacaaAAGCCAAAGAAATGGCCGTTATTGA